From one Asterias amurensis chromosome 10, ASM3211899v1 genomic stretch:
- the LOC139942798 gene encoding uncharacterized protein — MRLRNPFISIPLEEARRCMQKYDQEGFEVKHFNKNIGRGVFTLKKWEKNDFLLEYAGEKIEAEEAERKEKLYERKHYGSFMFYFKHAAKTLCIDATMDKQMRRFVNDAKAPFANCKALKFDKCPGGVRICLFATKDISPGTELRCDYGVPNLSWRKLKITPKQAKNKLPKVYPVYPSLDPPVNPPMDPPMDPAMDPAMDPPVVPPVDPPMDPQVNPPMDPPVNPPMDPAMDPAMDPPVDPPMDPPVNPPMDPPVDPPMDPAMDPAMDPAMDPPVDPPVDPPMDPPVNPPMDPPVDPPMDPPVNPPMDPPVDPPMDPAMDPPVDPPSNCEQMRQSKAMEKQSVGFGAVRLEVKLTPKMT, encoded by the exons ATGAGATTGCGGAACCCATTTATCAGTATTCCTTTGGAGGAAGCAAGAAGGTGCATGCAGAAATATGATCAGGAGGGTTTTGAAGTCAAGCATTTCAATAAGAACATTG GACGTGGCGTGTTTACTTTAaagaaatgggaaaaaaatgacTTCCTCCTCGAGTATGCGGGGGAGAAGATTGAAGCAGAGGAGGCAGAAAGAAAGGAGAAGTTGTACGAGCGCAAACACTATGGcagtttcatgttttattttaaacatgctGCCAAGACACTTTG TATTGACGCTACAATGGATAAGCAAATGAGGCGATTTGTAAATGATGCAAAGGCTCCATTTGCAAACTGCAAGGCCTTGAAGTTTGACAAATGCCCAGGTGGAGTCCGAATATGTTTGTTTGCCACCAAAGATATTAGTCCTGGTACAGAACTTCGTTGCGACTACGGTGTACCCAACCTCTCTTGGAGAAAATTG AAAATAACCCCAAAGCAAGCTAAAAATAAACTGCCAAAGGTCTATCCAGTCTACCCTTCActggaccctccagtgaacccaccaatggaccccccaatggaccctgcaatggaccctgcaatggacccaccagtggtcccaccagtggacccaccaatggaccctcaagtgaacccaccaatggaccctccagtgaacccaccaatggaccctgcaatggaccctgcaatggacccaccagtggacccaccaatggaccctccagtgaacccaccaatggatccaccagtggacccaccaatggaccctgcaatggaccctgcaatggaccctgcaatggacccaccagtggacccaccagtggacccaccaatggaccctccagtgaacccaccaatggacccaccagtggacccaccaatggaccctccagtgaacccaccaatggacccaccagtggacccaccaatggaccctgcaatggacccaccagttgacccacca TCAAACTGTGAACAGATGAGACAGTCAAAAGCTATGG AAAAACAGTCTGTTGGATTTGGTGCAGTACGGCTGGAAGTTAAACTAACTCCAAAGATGACATGA